Proteins encoded within one genomic window of Nordella sp. HKS 07:
- a CDS encoding NADH-quinone oxidoreductase subunit A — MPELVKDYLPVVIFMAVAGAIALALMASAIIIAVRKPDPEKLSAYECGFKAFDDARMKFDVRFYLVSILFIIFDLEVAFLFPWAITLGEIGVYGFWSMMIFLAVLTIGFIYEWRKGALEWD, encoded by the coding sequence ATGCCCGAACTGGTCAAAGACTATCTGCCGGTCGTCATCTTCATGGCGGTAGCTGGCGCGATCGCCTTGGCGCTCATGGCGTCGGCGATCATCATCGCGGTCAGGAAGCCTGACCCGGAGAAGCTGTCGGCTTACGAATGCGGATTCAAGGCTTTCGACGACGCGCGTATGAAATTCGACGTGCGATTCTACCTCGTCTCCATTCTCTTCATCATCTTCGACCTCGAAGTCGCCTTCCTGTTCCCCTGGGCAATCACGCTCGGTGAGATCGGCGTCTACGGCTTCTGGTCGATGATGATCTTCCTCGCCGTCCTCACCATCGGCTTCATTTACGAATGGCGCAAAGGAGCGCTCGAATGGGATTGA
- a CDS encoding SGNH/GDSL hydrolase family protein produces MTVDKRDGNSLLPSTDDPPLPLAGPTSPKFERRLAIVACLLPAAYFLLSSLFALIYFKTYASELPQFLRYVLAPGLIGVAFLACAYALPRRLSLSIGTSGIAVIAALFAFETWQTIKLYASLLGMIGYAGGAQIPSVDANNGLPPGYTVKALNRVLKPATLPEAVLSGVPHSQVFMCSRDGKPVTYTADRYGFNNPDSVYDKPISTVVLGDSFIEGYCLEPGKDTVSVLRGTLPDSVGIATRGNGPLMELAALGRFGKELRPRFVVMAFFEGNDWENLQVELEFPWLRQALSENTEFGQTTIPPATLAEMDGVINGWRATEVKPLDVLRRTWLVRNFFALRQVSSELGIAYPKVFRAQPEYVDILRKAAKITESWGGELLVLYIPQAARYDGMISHEFVYDPLRNRVRKAAAEAGVEVIDLAEIFKKRKDVQSLYASDWHFSEEGARVAAQAIIDRLRQPMAAYHSAK; encoded by the coding sequence ATGACTGTGGACAAGCGTGACGGCAACAGTTTGTTGCCGAGTACGGATGACCCACCTCTCCCCTTGGCCGGACCTACCTCGCCGAAATTCGAGCGTCGACTGGCGATTGTGGCGTGCCTCCTGCCGGCCGCTTACTTTCTTCTATCCTCGCTGTTCGCGCTCATCTACTTCAAGACATACGCGTCAGAGCTTCCGCAATTCCTTAGATATGTCTTAGCACCCGGTTTGATCGGGGTAGCATTTCTCGCTTGCGCCTATGCGCTGCCCCGCCGTCTAAGTCTATCGATAGGAACGAGCGGCATAGCCGTGATCGCAGCCCTGTTTGCTTTCGAGACCTGGCAGACCATAAAGCTGTATGCGAGTCTTCTTGGCATGATCGGATATGCCGGCGGTGCGCAGATCCCGAGCGTCGATGCCAATAACGGCTTGCCACCGGGCTATACGGTAAAAGCACTCAACCGGGTTCTTAAGCCTGCAACGCTGCCTGAAGCCGTGCTGAGCGGTGTGCCCCATTCGCAGGTGTTCATGTGTTCTCGCGACGGCAAGCCGGTGACCTACACGGCCGACCGTTATGGTTTCAACAACCCGGATAGCGTCTACGACAAGCCGATCAGCACTGTTGTCCTTGGCGATTCATTCATAGAAGGCTACTGCCTGGAACCAGGCAAGGACACGGTCAGTGTGCTGCGTGGCACCTTGCCCGATAGCGTTGGTATTGCGACGCGCGGCAACGGCCCCCTCATGGAACTGGCCGCGTTGGGCAGATTCGGAAAAGAACTCCGTCCACGTTTTGTCGTGATGGCGTTCTTCGAGGGCAATGACTGGGAGAATCTGCAGGTCGAGCTTGAATTCCCGTGGCTGCGGCAGGCTTTGTCCGAGAATACTGAGTTCGGGCAAACAACCATCCCTCCGGCAACGCTCGCCGAGATGGATGGTGTTATCAATGGCTGGCGTGCTACCGAAGTGAAACCCCTTGATGTTCTGCGCCGTACATGGCTCGTCCGGAACTTCTTTGCCCTGCGCCAGGTGAGTTCTGAGCTTGGGATCGCTTACCCGAAGGTTTTCCGGGCGCAGCCCGAATATGTCGACATATTGCGCAAGGCCGCCAAGATCACTGAGAGTTGGGGTGGCGAGCTACTGGTTCTCTATATCCCGCAGGCTGCCCGATATGACGGAATGATCTCACACGAGTTCGTCTATGACCCATTGCGCAATCGTGTCCGGAAGGCTGCGGCAGAAGCCGGCGTGGAAGTCATCGATCTTGCGGAAATATTCAAGAAACGGAAGGATGTCCAAAGTCTGTACGCCTCTGACTGGCATTTCAGCGAAGAGGGGGCACGTGTTGCGGCCCAGGCGATTATCGATCGGCTGAGACAGCCGATGGCTGCATATCACTCCGCGAAATGA
- a CDS encoding NADH-quinone oxidoreductase subunit C — MSEILKNLSAHITGKLGPAVVSSEIAFGELTIWAEATEIGNVLRFLRDDPDCRFVCFIDICGADYPERERRFDVVYHLLSPYKNARVRVKVRTDEATPVPSVIEVFPAADWFERETFDLYGVLFEGHPDLRRILTDYGFSGHPLRKDFPLTGHVEVRYDDEQKRVVYEPVKLVQEFRKFDYLSPWEGTDYILPGDEKAVKQ; from the coding sequence ATGTCGGAAATCCTGAAGAACCTGAGCGCTCACATCACTGGCAAGCTCGGCCCCGCCGTCGTGTCGAGTGAAATCGCCTTCGGCGAGCTGACGATATGGGCCGAGGCCACCGAGATCGGCAATGTCCTGCGCTTCCTGCGCGACGATCCGGACTGCCGTTTCGTCTGCTTTATCGACATCTGCGGCGCCGATTACCCTGAGCGCGAACGGCGCTTCGACGTCGTCTATCATCTCTTGAGCCCCTACAAGAACGCGCGTGTGCGCGTGAAGGTGAGGACCGATGAGGCGACGCCGGTGCCGAGCGTGATCGAGGTCTTCCCCGCCGCCGACTGGTTTGAGCGTGAGACCTTCGATCTCTATGGCGTGCTGTTCGAGGGCCATCCGGATTTGCGCCGCATCCTCACCGACTACGGCTTTTCCGGCCATCCGTTACGCAAGGACTTCCCGCTCACCGGCCATGTCGAGGTGCGCTACGACGACGAGCAGAAGCGTGTCGTCTACGAACCGGTGAAGCTCGTGCAGGAATTCCGCAAATTCGATTATCTCTCCCCCTGGGAGGGCACCGATTACATACTGCCCGGCGATGAGAAGGCGGTGAAGCAATGA
- the nuoE gene encoding NADH-quinone oxidoreductase subunit NuoE — protein MSVRRLDPVQPESFAFTPANLVWAKETIKKYPEGKQASAVIPLLWRAQEQNEGWVSKPAMEYVADMLAMSFIRVYEVATFYTMFQLSPVGKKAHVQVCGTTPCMLRGAEDLKKVCQRRIHPEPHHLSAEGNFSWEEVECLGVCVNAPMVQIWSDTYEDLTPESFEKVLDGFAKGKPVKPGPQNGRQFSAPEGELTSLTDPSIYSKDRTFTRIETPPPAPPAAAPAPAKPAAGDKSK, from the coding sequence ATGAGCGTGCGCCGTCTCGATCCCGTTCAGCCCGAGAGTTTCGCCTTTACGCCGGCGAATCTCGTCTGGGCCAAGGAGACGATCAAGAAATATCCGGAAGGCAAGCAGGCCTCCGCCGTCATCCCGCTTCTGTGGCGCGCCCAGGAGCAGAATGAAGGCTGGGTGTCGAAGCCGGCGATGGAGTATGTCGCCGACATGCTCGCCATGAGCTTCATCCGCGTCTATGAGGTCGCGACCTTCTACACGATGTTCCAGCTCTCACCCGTCGGCAAGAAGGCCCATGTTCAGGTCTGCGGCACTACGCCCTGCATGCTGAGGGGGGCGGAGGATCTGAAGAAGGTCTGCCAGCGCCGCATCCATCCCGAGCCCCATCATCTCTCGGCCGAGGGCAATTTCTCCTGGGAAGAGGTCGAGTGCCTCGGCGTCTGCGTGAACGCGCCCATGGTGCAGATTTGGAGCGACACTTACGAAGACCTCACCCCAGAGAGCTTCGAGAAGGTGCTCGACGGTTTCGCCAAGGGCAAGCCGGTGAAGCCCGGTCCGCAAAACGGCCGCCAGTTTTCGGCACCCGAAGGCGAGCTCACGAGCCTCACGGATCCGTCGATCTACAGCAAGGACCGCACCTTCACCCGTATCGAGACGCCGCCTCCGGCACCGCCGGCCGCCGCGCCAGCACCAGCGAAGCCCGCCGCCGGCGACAAATCGAAGTGA
- a CDS encoding NADH-quinone oxidoreductase subunit B family protein, protein MGLTETPKAGQGLITPAQQEYFTSISAELADKGFLVTSTDDLINWARTGSLMWMTFGLACCAVEMMQASMPRYDVERFGFAPRASPRQSDVMIVAGTLTNKMAPALRKVYDQMPEPRYVISMGSCANGGGYYHYSYSVVRGCDRIVPIDIYVPGCPPTAEALLYGILQLQKKIRRVGTLER, encoded by the coding sequence ATGGGATTGACCGAGACTCCGAAGGCCGGTCAGGGGCTCATCACGCCGGCCCAGCAGGAATATTTCACCAGCATCAGCGCCGAGCTCGCCGATAAGGGATTCCTTGTCACTTCGACCGACGATCTCATCAACTGGGCCCGCACCGGTTCCTTGATGTGGATGACCTTCGGTCTCGCCTGCTGCGCCGTCGAGATGATGCAGGCGTCCATGCCGCGCTACGACGTCGAGCGCTTCGGCTTCGCGCCACGTGCCTCGCCGCGCCAGTCGGACGTGATGATCGTCGCCGGCACGCTGACCAACAAGATGGCGCCGGCCTTGCGCAAGGTCTATGACCAGATGCCGGAGCCGCGCTACGTCATCTCGATGGGTTCCTGCGCCAATGGCGGCGGCTATTACCACTATTCCTATTCGGTGGTGCGCGGCTGCGACCGCATCGTGCCGATCGACATCTATGTGCCGGGCTGCCCGCCGACCGCCGAGGCGCTGCTCTACGGCATTCTGCAGCTGCAGAAGAAGATTCGCCGCGTCGGCACATTGGAGCGCTAG
- a CDS encoding HNH endonuclease has product MNRSDRRSPEAAQYRKLYKTSAWAKTRESQFRKQPLCEWCKVRGRIVAAAVCHHVSPSQKLRPETFFAGPFTSLCKDCHDGRAQQIEVRGYSTEVGADGFPIHPKHPSLR; this is encoded by the coding sequence TTGAACAGATCAGACCGTCGCAGTCCTGAAGCTGCCCAATATCGCAAGCTCTACAAGACCTCGGCCTGGGCGAAGACGAGGGAAAGCCAGTTCCGGAAGCAGCCCCTGTGCGAGTGGTGTAAGGTTAGGGGCCGGATTGTAGCCGCCGCCGTCTGCCACCACGTCAGCCCATCGCAGAAGCTCAGGCCCGAGACCTTCTTCGCCGGCCCATTCACCAGCCTGTGCAAGGACTGCCACGACGGGCGCGCACAGCAGATCGAGGTGCGAGGCTACTCGACCGAGGTGGGCGCCGATGGTTTTCCGATCCATCCGAAGCATCCTTCACTGCGATGA
- a CDS encoding NADH-quinone oxidoreductase subunit D has protein sequence MTTTTAEADIRNFTINFGPQHPAAHGVLRLVLELDGEVVTRVDPHIGLLHRGTEKLIEHKTYLQAIPYFDRLDYVAPMNQEHAFALAVERLLGITVPMRGQLIRVLYSEIGRLLSHLLNVTTQAMDVGALTPPLWGFEEREKLMVFYERASGSRMHAAYVRPGGVHQDLPQALVDDIWTFCEHHPKVLDDIEGLLTDNRIFKQRNVDIGVVKLEDCFAWGFSGVMVRGSGAAWDLRKSQPYECYADLDFDIPIGKNGDCYDRYLIRMEEMRQSVRIMKQCIEKLNSADGKTPVSSTDGKIVPPKRAEMKRSMEALIHHFKLYTEGYKVPAGEVYAAVEAPKGEFGVYLVADGTNKPYRCKIRAPGFAHLQAMDFMCRGHMLADVSAVLGSLDIVFGEVDR, from the coding sequence ATGACAACGACGACCGCCGAAGCCGATATCCGAAATTTTACCATTAATTTCGGGCCGCAGCATCCCGCCGCCCATGGCGTGCTCCGTCTCGTCCTCGAGCTCGACGGCGAAGTCGTGACGCGCGTTGACCCGCATATCGGTCTCCTGCATCGCGGCACCGAAAAGCTGATCGAGCACAAGACCTATCTGCAGGCGATCCCTTACTTCGACCGGCTCGATTATGTCGCGCCGATGAATCAGGAGCACGCCTTCGCGCTCGCGGTCGAACGGCTGCTCGGCATTACGGTGCCGATGCGCGGCCAGCTCATCCGCGTGCTCTATTCCGAGATCGGCCGTCTCCTCTCGCATCTCCTCAACGTGACGACGCAGGCCATGGACGTCGGCGCGCTCACCCCGCCGCTCTGGGGCTTCGAGGAGCGCGAGAAGCTGATGGTCTTCTACGAGCGTGCTTCGGGCTCGCGCATGCATGCGGCCTATGTGCGCCCGGGCGGCGTCCATCAGGACCTGCCGCAGGCGCTCGTCGACGATATCTGGACCTTCTGCGAGCATCATCCCAAGGTGCTCGACGACATCGAGGGGCTCCTAACCGACAACCGCATCTTCAAGCAGCGCAATGTCGATATCGGCGTCGTGAAGCTCGAGGACTGCTTCGCCTGGGGCTTCTCTGGCGTGATGGTCAGGGGCTCAGGCGCCGCCTGGGACCTGCGCAAATCGCAGCCCTACGAATGCTATGCCGATCTCGATTTCGACATTCCGATCGGCAAGAACGGCGACTGCTACGACCGTTACCTGATCCGCATGGAAGAGATGCGCCAGTCGGTCCGCATCATGAAGCAGTGCATCGAAAAGCTGAACTCGGCCGACGGCAAGACTCCGGTCTCCTCGACCGACGGCAAGATCGTGCCGCCCAAGCGGGCTGAGATGAAGCGCTCGATGGAAGCGCTCATCCATCATTTCAAGCTCTACACCGAGGGCTATAAGGTGCCGGCCGGCGAGGTCTATGCGGCGGTCGAAGCGCCCAAGGGCGAATTCGGCGTCTATCTCGTCGCCGACGGCACCAACAAGCCTTATCGCTGCAAGATCCGGGCGCCGGGCTTCGCCCATCTTCAGGCGATGGATTTCATGTGCCGCGGCCACATGCTCGCGGATGTGAGCGCCGTGCTGGGCTCACTCGATATCGTGTTTGGTGAGGTTGACCGATGA
- a CDS encoding DUF5989 family protein, with protein MSFIGELLAFTRARKKVWLLPMLIFLGLFGGLLILAKGSAVAPFIYTIF; from the coding sequence ATGTCGTTCATTGGGGAATTGCTCGCTTTCACACGTGCCCGCAAGAAGGTCTGGCTCCTGCCGATGCTCATTTTCCTGGGCCTGTTCGGCGGACTTTTGATCCTGGCCAAGGGCAGCGCCGTGGCGCCTTTCATTTATACGATCTTCTAG
- a CDS encoding carbamoyltransferase, translating into MRILGISAYYHDSAAAIVADGKIICAAQEERFTRKKHDARFPAHAIAYCLEEARAKLGEIDYVAFYDKPFLKFERILETYLAYAPRGFTSFRMAMPVWLREKLFQKSLLKKHLREIDPDFDPEGKLLFTEHHLSHAASAFFPSPFDQAVVLTMDGVGEWATTSAGVGQGTDLAIEREIHFPHSLGLLYSAFTYYTGFKVNSGEYKVMGLAPYGEPKYVDVIRDNLIDIRSDGSYRLNLDYFDYCTGLRMTNERFDALFGGPPRKSEDRLTQREMDLAASVQVVLEEVVIKMTRSLRDAYGIDNLCLAGGVALNCVANGKILRDGHFKKIWIQPAAGDAGGALGAALAAYHGIAKKPRINSNGADLMQGAYLGPSFTQDEIEKRLRDQKAVFETVSDDEVIDLSVKALAQENAVGWFQGRMEFGPRALGARSILGDARSPSMQSLLNLKVKYRESFRPFAPSVLREDVAGWFELDEDSPYMLLVADVREERRRSMSAHENALFGIEKLNIPRSEIPAVTHIDYSARIQTVSADTNPRYHALLSAFKRETGCPVLVNTSFNVRGEPLVCTPEDAFRCFMGTEIELLVAGNCVLRKERQDPALKRNYESAFELD; encoded by the coding sequence ATGCGTATCCTCGGGATATCGGCCTACTATCACGACAGCGCGGCGGCGATCGTTGCCGATGGCAAGATCATTTGCGCCGCGCAGGAGGAACGCTTTACGCGGAAGAAGCATGATGCGCGCTTTCCGGCCCATGCAATAGCCTATTGCCTGGAGGAAGCGCGCGCCAAACTGGGCGAGATCGACTATGTCGCTTTCTATGACAAGCCATTTCTCAAATTCGAACGCATTCTCGAAACCTACCTTGCCTATGCGCCGCGGGGCTTCACGTCCTTTCGCATGGCCATGCCGGTGTGGCTCAGGGAGAAACTGTTCCAGAAGAGCTTGCTGAAGAAGCACCTTCGTGAAATCGATCCGGATTTCGATCCGGAAGGCAAGCTGCTCTTCACCGAGCACCATCTGTCACATGCCGCAAGCGCCTTTTTCCCTTCACCCTTTGATCAGGCCGTGGTCCTCACGATGGATGGTGTTGGCGAATGGGCAACGACATCGGCCGGCGTGGGGCAGGGCACCGATCTCGCCATCGAGCGCGAGATACATTTTCCGCATTCGCTGGGGCTGCTTTATTCGGCCTTCACTTACTATACGGGGTTCAAGGTCAATTCCGGCGAATACAAGGTCATGGGGCTGGCGCCCTATGGCGAGCCGAAATATGTGGACGTCATTCGCGATAACCTGATCGACATAAGGTCCGATGGCTCCTACAGGCTGAATCTCGATTATTTCGACTACTGCACCGGGCTGCGCATGACGAATGAGCGTTTCGACGCCCTGTTCGGCGGGCCGCCGCGCAAGAGTGAAGACCGCCTCACGCAGCGCGAGATGGATCTTGCCGCCTCGGTCCAGGTGGTGCTCGAGGAGGTCGTCATCAAGATGACGCGTTCCCTGCGCGATGCATATGGGATCGACAATCTCTGCCTCGCCGGCGGTGTGGCGCTCAATTGCGTCGCCAATGGCAAGATCCTGCGCGACGGACATTTCAAGAAGATCTGGATCCAACCTGCCGCGGGCGATGCCGGTGGCGCCCTCGGCGCGGCTCTTGCGGCCTATCACGGCATCGCCAAGAAGCCGCGGATCAACTCGAACGGCGCGGATCTCATGCAGGGCGCCTATCTGGGTCCCAGTTTCACGCAGGACGAGATCGAAAAGCGTCTTCGCGATCAGAAAGCCGTCTTCGAGACGGTATCCGATGACGAGGTGATCGATCTTTCGGTGAAGGCTCTTGCGCAGGAGAATGCTGTCGGCTGGTTCCAGGGGCGGATGGAATTCGGGCCGCGAGCTTTGGGCGCGCGATCGATTCTGGGCGATGCACGCTCGCCCTCGATGCAGTCGCTGCTCAATCTCAAGGTCAAATACCGCGAATCCTTCCGACCCTTCGCCCCGTCGGTCCTGCGCGAAGACGTGGCAGGTTGGTTCGAGCTCGACGAAGACAGCCCCTATATGCTGCTCGTGGCCGATGTCCGGGAAGAGCGCCGCCGCAGCATGTCGGCGCACGAGAATGCGCTCTTCGGCATAGAGAAGCTCAACATCCCGCGATCGGAGATTCCGGCGGTCACTCATATCGACTATTCGGCGCGTATACAGACGGTGAGCGCGGATACGAACCCGCGCTATCATGCACTGCTTTCGGCCTTCAAGCGCGAGACGGGATGTCCCGTTCTCGTCAATACGAGCTTCAATGTACGCGGCGAGCCGCTGGTCTGCACCCCGGAGGACGCGTTCCGCTGCTTCATGGGGACCGAAATCGAGCTTCTGGTCGCGGGTAACTGCGTGCTCCGCAAGGAACGGCAGGATCCGGCGCTCAAGCGCAATTACGAAAGCGCATTCGAGCTGGATTGA
- a CDS encoding mechanosensitive ion channel family protein: protein MTIDQAEVEATRALEILLGWLVSSQFYAQIGAIILARAVAHFANRQIKAKTPYFKSPPEQGALLKVRRWLYSCRDLLFPILCVLMLAIAVQVVEGTVGSSWLVRIAQSIAVIGVLYAAINRFIRHPLINAAARWIGIPIATLQVFGVLDNFSLYLDSVSLEVGNIRLSLYTLAKAAVFGGILFWLGRFSNDAGQKAIRKQEALDIPTRELLAKIFQIALFVLLFILLLQVLGLDLTALTIFGGALGVGLGFGLQQIASNFISGMILLFERSMKVGDYVEVGGGMAGTLREINMRSSTLHTGDGKEIMVPNEKFITSAFVNWTKSDHLQRFDVTFSVPYDADIHKIPNLVQAAAARHPHILARPTGPSCDIKQFGDKGIQFGLTYWVAGTNGYGSDVHFLVWDTLKEAGIALGPLK, encoded by the coding sequence ATGACGATCGATCAGGCTGAAGTGGAAGCGACGCGGGCGTTGGAAATCCTGCTGGGCTGGCTGGTCAGCTCGCAATTCTACGCCCAGATCGGCGCCATCATCCTGGCCAGGGCGGTTGCCCATTTCGCCAACCGCCAGATCAAGGCGAAGACACCCTATTTCAAGAGCCCGCCGGAGCAGGGCGCGCTGCTGAAGGTGCGGCGTTGGCTCTATAGCTGCCGCGACCTGCTGTTTCCCATTCTATGTGTCCTGATGCTCGCCATTGCGGTCCAGGTGGTCGAGGGAACGGTGGGCTCCTCCTGGCTGGTGCGCATCGCCCAGAGCATCGCCGTGATCGGCGTACTTTATGCGGCGATCAACCGGTTCATCCGTCATCCGCTCATCAATGCCGCGGCGCGCTGGATCGGTATTCCTATCGCGACGCTCCAGGTTTTCGGTGTCCTCGACAATTTCTCGCTCTATCTCGATTCGGTCTCACTCGAGGTCGGCAATATCAGGCTGTCGCTCTACACGCTGGCCAAGGCGGCGGTGTTCGGCGGCATCCTCTTCTGGCTTGGACGATTCTCCAACGACGCCGGGCAGAAGGCCATCCGCAAGCAGGAAGCGCTCGATATCCCGACCCGCGAATTGCTGGCCAAGATCTTCCAGATCGCGCTTTTTGTATTGCTGTTCATCCTGCTTCTTCAGGTGCTGGGGCTCGATCTGACGGCGCTGACGATCTTCGGCGGCGCCCTCGGCGTTGGCCTCGGCTTCGGTCTGCAGCAGATCGCCTCCAACTTCATCTCCGGCATGATCCTGCTGTTCGAGCGCTCGATGAAGGTGGGCGATTATGTCGAGGTCGGTGGTGGCATGGCGGGCACGCTGCGTGAGATCAATATGCGCTCAAGCACGCTCCATACCGGCGACGGCAAGGAAATCATGGTGCCGAACGAGAAATTCATCACCTCGGCATTCGTCAACTGGACGAAATCCGATCATTTGCAGCGCTTCGACGTGACCTTTTCGGTGCCCTATGACGCCGATATCCACAAGATCCCGAATCTCGTCCAGGCAGCCGCCGCCCGGCACCCGCATATCCTGGCCAGGCCCACAGGACCCTCCTGCGATATCAAGCAATTCGGCGACAAAGGCATCCAGTTCGGCCTCACTTATTGGGTCGCGGGGACGAATGGATATGGCTCGGATGTGCATTTCCTGGTGTGGGATACGCTGAAGGAGGCAGGTATCGCCTTGGGGCCGTTAAAATAA
- a CDS encoding Fe(3+) ABC transporter substrate-binding protein — MKSFKKLLQLAVAVPFGAALLATSALADGVVNIYSYRQPELIKPLLEAFTAETGIKTNVLFLDKGLEEKIAEEGANSPADVILTVDIGRLQAAEDKGVTQPLVDELINKDIPAQYRDPEGNWFGVTTRARVIYASKERVSQDAITYEELADPKWKGKICTRSGQHVYTIGLIASMIAHNGLEKTEEWLKGVKANLARKPDGGDRDQAKAIFAGECDIALGNTYYVGQMQTNEKEPEQKEWAASIKVLFPNANDRGTHVNISGMALAKYAPNKDNAVKLMEFLATDKGQTLYGEQVFEYPVEPGIKASDIVSAWGTLKPDALPLAEIAKNRKAASELVDKVGFDEGPAS; from the coding sequence ATGAAGTCCTTCAAGAAACTCTTGCAACTCGCTGTCGCGGTGCCCTTTGGCGCCGCTCTCTTGGCGACCAGCGCACTCGCCGACGGCGTTGTCAACATTTATTCCTACCGCCAGCCCGAGCTGATCAAACCGCTGCTCGAGGCGTTCACCGCCGAGACCGGGATCAAGACCAATGTGCTGTTCCTCGATAAGGGCCTCGAGGAGAAGATCGCCGAGGAAGGCGCCAATTCGCCGGCGGATGTGATTCTCACCGTCGATATCGGCCGACTCCAGGCCGCCGAGGACAAGGGCGTCACCCAGCCGCTCGTCGATGAGCTCATCAACAAGGACATTCCGGCGCAATATCGCGACCCCGAGGGCAACTGGTTCGGCGTGACCACGCGCGCCCGCGTCATCTATGCCTCGAAGGAGCGCGTGAGCCAGGATGCGATTACTTATGAAGAGCTCGCCGATCCCAAGTGGAAGGGCAAGATCTGCACCCGCTCAGGCCAGCATGTCTACACGATCGGACTCATCGCCTCGATGATCGCCCATAACGGTCTTGAGAAGACCGAGGAGTGGCTCAAGGGCGTGAAGGCCAATCTGGCGCGCAAGCCAGATGGCGGCGACCGCGACCAGGCCAAGGCGATCTTCGCCGGCGAATGCGATATCGCGCTCGGCAACACTTATTATGTCGGCCAGATGCAGACCAACGAGAAGGAGCCCGAGCAGAAGGAATGGGCGGCCTCCATCAAGGTGCTGTTCCCCAATGCCAATGACCGCGGCACGCATGTGAACATCTCCGGTATGGCGCTGGCGAAATACGCCCCCAACAAGGACAATGCCGTGAAGCTCATGGAATTCCTGGCCACCGACAAGGGCCAGACCCTCTATGGCGAGCAGGTTTTCGAATATCCGGTCGAGCCCGGCATCAAGGCGTCCGACATCGTCTCGGCCTGGGGCACGCTCAAGCCCGACGCGCTGCCACTCGCCGAGATCGCCAAGAACCGCAAGGCCGCCTCGGAGCTCGTCGACAAGGTCGGCTTCGACGAAGGCCCGGCCTCCTGA
- a CDS encoding SxtJ family membrane protein, which produces MTENFHERIEADEEVKLPSERSFAMVFATVFALIGLIPLLHGGSIRWWSIVIGAVFLIIGLTVPSILRPLNKLWMRFGLLLHRIVNPLVLGLMFWGILVPVGYLIRMFSGKLLASELKDDSYWIRRKPPGPDPESVRNQF; this is translated from the coding sequence ATGACTGAAAATTTCCATGAGCGGATCGAAGCGGACGAAGAGGTAAAGCTCCCGTCCGAGAGATCCTTCGCGATGGTGTTCGCGACCGTGTTCGCTCTCATCGGACTTATCCCGCTGCTGCATGGGGGCAGCATCCGCTGGTGGTCGATTGTGATCGGCGCAGTATTCCTGATCATCGGCCTCACTGTTCCCTCGATCCTGCGGCCGCTCAACAAGCTGTGGATGCGGTTTGGCCTTCTGCTTCATCGCATCGTCAATCCCCTCGTTCTGGGGCTGATGTTCTGGGGCATACTCGTTCCCGTCGGCTACCTCATACGGATGTTCTCGGGCAAGCTTCTCGCCTCCGAGCTCAAAGATGACAGTTATTGGATACGTCGCAAGCCGCCCGGGCCCGATCCCGAGTCTGTGCGCAATCAGTTCTAG